One window of the Chanodichthys erythropterus isolate Z2021 chromosome 2, ASM2448905v1, whole genome shotgun sequence genome contains the following:
- the gprc6a gene encoding G-protein coupled receptor family C group 6 member A, with product MACLDLTSLFLMLSALLAVTEASVAQFTYQGASAPGDIIIGGFFPIHEAVTTVNTGENGFSPPQRPNCSKFYTKGLNQALAMIHAVEMANSSPMLRRLNITLGYRIYDTCSDVTTALWAVQDLLRPFSDCGSPTNSSYTVQPITVVIGTSSSEISIAIARELNLQWIPQISYASTATILSDKSRFPAFMRTVPTDEYQTHAMVKLLKDNKWTWVGIIITDGDYGRSAMESFVKHTETEGICVAFKAILPDSLADEQHLNASINKTVDIIEKNPKVNVVVSFAKSSQMKLLFERLPSKNVSNNKVWVASDNWSTAKDILKNVNLSDIGTVLGFTFKSGNVTPFQQYLKDLQFESEDKMNNSFLNEFLKKTDIENAARAVQELIKNTFSDMVFSIQMAVSAITNAVAELYVTRQWNASTPILPLELLRQLRNVTFEKEGVKYNFDRNGDINLSYDICQWDEQEGHGKIAEYNPSNYSFTFTNKNLSHFENVVSKCSDSCRPGEYKKTAEGQHTCCYECLACAENQYSNHTDADSCSQCDTKSMWSNDNSSECQPKTYEYFEWNSGFAIALLSVAALGILLLFSLSALFFWQRRSPVVKAAGGPLCHLILFSLLGSFVSVIFFVGEPTNMTCMVRQVIFGLSFTLCVSCILVKSLKILLAFQINLELKELLDRLYKPYVIICICTGLQIIICTVWLILYRPFKEKVVQPQVILLECKEGSSVMFGLMLGYIVLLAVICFTFAYIGRKLPQKYNEAKFITFGMLIYLMAWVIFIPVHVTTSGKYVPAVEVVVILISNYGILCCHFLPKCYIIIYKKEHNTKDAFMKNVYEYARKSAEKIRGLNGTEPRSKMENSVYIISNPSLVPEEEQVSEPKIDSTP from the exons ATGGCTTGTTTGGATTTGACGAGCCTCTTTCTCATGTTGTCTGCGCTTTTGGCAGTCACAGAAGCCTCTGTTGCACAGTTCACCTACCAAGGAGCATCAGCCCCTGGAGACATCATCATTGGAGGATTTTTCCCCATCCATGAGGCAGTGACGACAGTGAACACTGGCGAAAATGGCTTCTCTCCTCCTCAGCGTCCCAACTGCAGCAA ATTCTACACAAAAGGTCTAAATCAGGCTCTAGCTATGATTCATGCTGTGGAAATGGCAAACAGTTCCCCCATGCTGAGAAGATTGAACATTACTCTTGGATACCGCATCTATGACACATGTTCTGACGTCACAACTGCGCTTTGGGCCGTCCAAGATCTCCTACGGCCGTTCTCAGACTGTGGTTCACCAACAAACTCTTCTTATACTGTCCAGCCTATAACAGTGGTCATTGGGACCTCTTCTTCTGAGATCTCCATCGCAATTGCCAGAGAACTCAACCTTCAGTGGATTCCACAG ATTAGTTACGCATCTACAGCCACAATTCTGAGTGACAAAAGTCGTTTCCCAGCTTTCATGAGGACCGTCCCCACTGATGAGTACCAAACCCATGCCATGGTAAAACTTCTGAAGGACAATAAATGGACTTGGGTTGGCATTATCATTACAGATGGAGACTATGGGCGTTCTGCCATGGAAAGTTTTGTTAAGCACACTGAAACTGAAGGAATCTGTGTGGCCTTTAAGGCGATCCTACCAGACTCACTAGCAGACGAACAACATTTAAACGCCTCCATCAACAAGACAGTGGACATCATTGAAAAAAATCCAAAGGTTAATGTGGTGGTTTCATTTGCAAAATCATCTCAAATGAAGTTGCTATTTGAAAGGCTACCGAGTAAGAATGTTTCAAATAATAAGGTATGGGTGGCCAGCGATAACTGGTCGACTGCTAAAGATATTCTGAAAAATGTTAACCTCTCAGATATTGGAACAGTACTGGGCTTCACCTTCAAGAGTGGGAATGTTACACCTTTTCAACAGTATCTTAAGGATCTACAGTTTGAAAGTGAAGATAAGATGAACaattcattcctgaatgaatttctaaaaaaaactgATATAGAAAATGCTGCAAGAGCAGTACAGGAACtgatcaaaaacacattttcagatATGGTCTTCAGCATTCAGATGGCAGTCAGTGCTATTACTAATGCTGTGGCTGAACTATATGTAACAAGACAATGGAATGCCTCAACACCTATCCTGCCCTTGGAG CTCCTTAGACAGTTGAGGAATGTCACTTTTGAGAAAGAAGGAGTAAAGTACAACTTCGATAGGAATGGTGACATTAATTTGAGCTATGATATCTGCCAATGGGATGAACAAGAAGGACATGGAAAAATAGCAGAATACAATCCATCTAACTACAGTTTTACTTTTACAAACAAGAATCTAAGTCATTTTGAG AATGTGGTATCTAAGTGTTCAGACAGCTGTCGGCCAGGGGAGTACAAAAAAACAGCCGAGGGTCAGCACACTTGCTGTTATGAGTGCCTCGCCTGTGCGGAAAACCAGTATTCCAACCATACAG ATGCAGATTCTTGTTCCCAGTGTGACACTAAGAGTATGTGGTCAAACGATAATAGCTCAGAATGTCAACCCAAGACTTATGAGTACTTTGAGTGGAATAGTGGCTTCGCCATCGCTCTGTTGTCAGTGGCAGCCCTCGgcatcctcctcctcttctcgCTGTCTGCACTGTTCTTCTGGCAAAGACGCTCTCCGGTGGTAAAGGCTGCAGGCGGACCCCTTTGTCATCTGATCCTTTTCTCGCTGCTGGGCAGTTTTGTCAGTGTCATTTTCTTTGTGGGTGAACCAACCAATATGACGTGTATGGTGAGGCAGGTCATCTTTGGTCTGAGCTTCACGCTGTGTGTCTCATGCATCCTGGTCAAGTCTTTGAAGATCCTTCTGGCATTCCAGATTAACCTAGAGCTGAAGGAGCTTCTGGACAGGCTCTACAAGCCATACGTGATCATCTGCATCTGCACAGGGCTGCAGATCATCATCTGCACTGTTTGGCTGATCTTGTACAGGCCTTTTAAAGAAAAAGTAGTGCAACCCCAAGTTATTCTGCTGGAATGCAAAGAAGGCTCAAGTGTGATGTTTGGGTTAATGCTGGGATACATAGTTTTGTTGGCCGTTATATGTTTCACATTTGCTTACATAGGCAGAAAACTTCCGCAGAAGTATAATGAGGCCAAGTTCATCACATTCGGTATGCTCATCTACCTCATGGCCTGGGTCATCTTCATCCCTGTGCACGTCACCACAAGTGGCAAATATGTACCGGCTGTGGAGGTGGTTGTTATTCTTATTTCAAACTACGGAATCCTGTGCTGCCACTTTTTGCCGAAATGTTACATAATTATTTACAAAAAGGAGCACAATACTAAAGACGCATTCATGAAGAATGTTTATGAATACGCAAGAAAGAGTGCTGAGAAAATCAGAGGCTTGAATGGAACTGAGCCACGGAGTAAAATGGAGAATTCAGTCTACATCATATCCAATCCATCACTTGTGCCCGAGGAGGAACAAGTTTCTGAACCAAAAATAGATAGCACaccttaa
- the sphk2 gene encoding sphingosine kinase 2, whose amino-acid sequence MRSPGPESPSMTEEALLHGQFSGWSSGGGSGSNNNSNPNSPGGVSLPSSPASTNYALTLTPTHVHVQRLSPRAGKQSRLLLPLTELTGCSCPRSPAPPLLVLYWYPPGKRRKGVSRHRQVRAYLAESRAEAEKWNAAIQSLLRGMDVSSTTEFCKSMLPRPRRLLLLVNPFSGRGQAMQWCQTHILPMIREANISYNLIQTERRNHARELIREILLQEWDGIIIVSGDGLLHEVINGLMERPDWEQAIKTPVGILPCGSGNALAGSINHYAGYDMCLREPLLLNCCFLLCRGGVKPMDLVSVTTSPCASSSTSNQNGHPPAPKRLFSFLSVAWGFVSDVDIESERYRGLGSARFTLGTLVRLASLRSYKGRLSYLPPGIVNSSPDATPQPPRRPLSRSITEGLEGFCRTPIHRTCSDMGLSEQRSLRKGDGERERERERERQERERERERRRERARGVGVVRASSLAEDREREVEAEEKMEETSETSSESTEREECDNIARNDGNIEEENKPGGDEIDGQGMTKASDLSDRDEVNDCDESYQTTPSDLQCTLRKNSLPSSQIINAFFSQPIGVDTDQDLEVAAYGKEDEDINGTYFQREAFPLDKSRERALTISSSPFRQSPFKAFKTKTLDQNQNPSRPRPLSLLHQSHSNSLPPKFPSLSLSLSPTPPSSPSCASPHSSYLAPRPNTPSSSSPSPSFHSPTPSFNFDLAEPAGPLKNCLHMTSSINLPEDDLLPPLDQPLPTRDWVTIEGDFVLVLAIYQSHLGADLLAAPQARFDDGLIHLTFVRAGISRATLLRLFLAMERGAHMSVSSPYVSHVSARAFRLQPLSPRGTLTVDGELVPYGPLQAQVHPSIARLIVGDSGIKITRF is encoded by the exons ATGCGCTCCCCAGGCCCCGAAAGCCCGTCCATGACCGAGGAGGCCCTGCTGCATGGACAGTTCAGCGGTTGGAGCAGCGGAGGAGGGAGTGGAAGTAACAATAACAGCAACCCCAACAGCCCTGGAGGTGTGTCTTTACCTTCCAGCCCTGCCTCCACCAACTATGCTCTGACTCTCACACCAACTCACGTCCACGTCCAGCGGTTGTCTCCACGTGCTGGGAAGCAGTCCAGGCTGCTCCTCCCGCTGACAGAGCTGACCGGATGCAGCTGCCCACGATCGCCGGCCCCTCCTTTGCTGGTGCTTTACTGGTACCCTCCGGGTAAACGCAGGAAGGGCGTCTCCAGACACAGGCAGGTGAGGGCGTACTTGGCAGAGAGCAGAGCTGAGGCGGAGAAATGGAACGCTGCTATACAGAGCCTGCTGAGGGGGATGGATGTCAGCTCCACTACAG AATTTTGCAAAAGCATGTTGCCCCGTCCCCGTCGACTGTTGCTGCTGGTCAATCCATTCAGTGGCCGGGGTCAGGCAATGCAATGGTGTCAAACGCACATACTTCCAATGATAAGGGAAGCCAACATCAGCTACAACCTTATACAGACAG AGCGTCGGAATCATGCACGTGAGCTAATCAGAGAGATTTTGCTACAAGAATGGGATGGAATAATCATTGTATCTGGAGATGGACTCTTGCACGAG GTGATAAATGGCCTCATGGAAAGGCCAGATTGGGAACAAGCAATAAAAACTCCAGTGGGAATTCTGCCTTGTGGCTCTGGAAATGCACTTGCTGGTTCCATAAACCACTATGCAGG ATATGACATGTGCCTTCGGGAGCCTCTCCTcctcaactgctgttttctgcTGTGCCGGGGTGGGGTAAAACCGATGGACTTGGTCTCTGTTACAACCAGCCCATGTGCTTCATCATCCACATCCAATCAGAATGGGCACCCACCTGCTCCCAAGAGACTTTTCTCTTTCCTTTCTGTGGCCTGGGGTTTTGTGTCTGACGTGGATATAGAGAGTGAGCGCTACAGAGGGTTGGGCTCAGCACGGTTTACACTGGGAACACTGGTGAGATTGGCTTCTCTGCGCTCCTATAAAGGCCGTCTTTCCTACCTGCCACCCGGTATAGTCAACTCGTCCCCTGATGCCACGCCTCAGCCTCCCCGAAGGCCGCTTTCACGCAGCATTACCGAAGGTTTGGAGGGATTTTGTCGCACGCCCATCCATCGCACCTGCTCCGACATGGGCCTTAGTGAACAAAGAAGTCTCCGCAAAGGagatggagaaagagagagggaacGAGAACGGGAGAGGcaggagagggagagggagagggagaggaggagagagagggcAAGAGGGGTTGGGGTAGTGAGAGCAAGCAGTCTCGCAGAAGACCGAGAGAGAGAGGTGGAAGCAGAAGAGAAGATGGAGGAGACATCAGAGACCAGTTCAGAATCAACCGAAAGGGAAGAGTGTGACAACATAGCCAGGAATGATGGGAACATAGAAGAAGAGAATAAACCAGGTGGGGATGAGATAGATGGACAGGGAATGACTAAAGCGAGCGATTTGAGTGACAGAGATGAGGTAAATGATTGTGACGAGAGTTATCAGACTACGCCATCTGACCTGCAATGCACATTACGTAAAAACTCGCTCCCCTCTAGCCAGATAATCAATGCCTTCTTCAGCCAGCCAATTGGTGTAGACACTGACCAAGACTTGGAGGTGGCAGCCTATGGAAAGGAAGACGAAGACATAAATGGCACCTACTTTCAAAGAGAGGCCTTTCCTCTGGACAAGTCTCGCGAGCGTGCCCTCACCATCTCGTCCTCTCCATTCCGTCAGTCTCCTTTCAAAGCTTTCAAAACTAAAACTTTGGACCAGAACCAGAACCCCTCACGGCCACGGCCCCTCTCCCTTCTCCATCAATCACATTCAAACTCTCTCCCTCCAAAGTTTCCATCCCTTTCTCTGTCCCTTTCCCCGACCCCTCCTTCATCTCCATCTTGCGCCTCTCCCCACTCTTCTTATCTTGCACCACGTCCCAACACTCCCAGCTCATCTTCCCCATCACCTTCTTTTCATTCACCGACCCCTTCCTTCAACTTTGACCTTGCAGAGCCTGCAGGACCCTTGAAGAACTGCCTTCACATGACATCCTCCATCAACTTGCCAGAGGATGATCTGCTACCTCCTCTGGACCAGCCTCTCCCTACACGTGACTGGGTCACTATTGAGGGTGATTTTGTCTTGGTGCTGGCCATCTACCAGTCTCACTTGGGAGCAGATCTCCTCGCTGCGCCTCAGGCTCGATTTGATGATGGGTTGATCCATTTGACATTTGTGCGGGCTGGTATCTCCCGGGCAACGCTGCTTAGACTGTTCCTAGCAATGGAGAGAGGAGCTCATATGTCTGTTAGCTCTCCTTACGTCAGTCATGTTTCTGCTCGGGCATTCCGCCTTCAGCCGCTTTCACCACGAGGAACCCTCACTGTAGATGGAGAGCTGGTGCCCTATGGGCCGCTGCAGGCACAG GTTCATCCCTCCATAGCCCGTTTGATTGTTGGGGACTCGGGAATAAAGATTACAAGATTCTGA